The genomic interval ATTCGATAAAAGCGGCTCAGGATATCGGCATCCGCTTTACGGCCACACGCGGGTCAATGAGCATTGGTGAGAGCAAAGGCGGGCTGCCGCCAGATCAACTGACTGAAGCCGAAGACAGTATCTTAGCTGATTGCCTGCGGCTGATTGATGCCTATCATGACAGCTCTGCGCAGGCTATGACGCAGATTGCCCTCGCGCCTTGCTCGCCATTTTCAGTCAGCACCGGACTGATGCGTGATACAGCTGAAATGGCCAGAGATAAAGGTGTGGGCCTGCACACGCATTTAGCAGAAAATGTTGAGGATATTGATTATTCACTGGCTCAATTCGGGCTGCGGCCAGGTGATTATGCCCAAGAGCTTGGCTGGACCGGGGAACATGTCTGGCATGCCCATTGCGTGCAGCTGAATGATGATGAAATCAACCTGTTTGCCCGCACAAAAACAGGTGTCGCCCACTGCCCCTGTTCAAATATGCGGCTGGCCAGTGGCATTGCCCCGGTGCGCCAGATGATCGATGCTGGTGTGCCTGTCGGGCTGGGGGTCGACGGATCATCATCAAGTGACAGCGGTCATCTGATGAATGAAGCCCGCCAGGCCATGTTATTACAACGCGTGTTAGGTGGTGCAGATAATCTGTCCGCCCGCCAGGCCCTGCGGCTGGCAACACGCGGCGGCTCAGAGGTGCTGAACCGGCATGATATTGGCCAGATTGCGCCTGGGTTCGGCGCGGATATGGCGATTTTCAACCGCAATGTTATTGAGCTGAGCGGAACCCAGACAGACCCGCTGGCAGGGCTGGTCTTCTGTGGGCCGGTAAAGCCGCGCCATGTCCTGATTAATGGCAAATGGGTGGTGCGTGAAGGCGTACTTACAACTCTGTCCCTGCCCGATTTGCTGGCACGGCACGATACATGCGCAAAAGACCTGCAGAACCGCAGTTAACACAAATCAACAAAGAAGATAAAAAAAACAGGCCGCCCTTAAGACGGCCTGTTCGGTATAAGGTTGGTCTTTGGCAAGGCTTAGTTCGGGATTTTGCCTTCTACGCCTTCGACATAGTAATTCATTGACCACAGGCCACCATCATCAAGCACTTCACCTGCTTTCAGAATCATGTTCCCGCCATTATCCTTCATCGGACCTTCAAAGATATTCAGGCTGCCGTTACCAATACCGTCACGAGCAGCGGCGGCAGCTTTCGCTACGTCTGCTGGCATATTTTTGAATTCAGTCAGAACCAGGAAGTCATCACTAATGCCTTTCCAGGTGTTGCCTGCCCAATGATCCGGCCCGTCACCTGTTGACCAGCTGCCATCCATCACCTTCTGGACCTGTTCAATATAATAAGGCCCCCAGTTATTCACTGAAGCAAACAGCTGTGCGTTCGGGGCAAATTCATGCATGTCTGATGACTGGCCAAAGCCTTTCACACCTGCTTTTTCAGCTGTCTGCAGCATCGCCGGGCTGTCTGTATGCTGAGCCAGCACATCAGCACCTTCAGCAATCAGCACCTTTGCCGCATCTGATTCCTTGACCGGATCATACCAGCTGTTCACCCAGACGACCTTGATAGATGCATCTTTGTTCACTGAACGCAGACCACGGGCAAATGAATTGATGCCCTGAATCACTTCCGGAATCGGGAAGGCACCCAGATAACCGATTTTGTTTGATTTGGTGGTCAAACCAGCAACCACACCCTGAACATAACGGCCTTCATAAAACCGGATATTGCCGGTGGCCACATTTGCCGCCCGCTTATAGCCGGTAATGTGATCAAAACGCACGTCCGGATATTCTTTTGCAACACGGATGGTTGGATCCATATAGCCAAATGACGTGGTAAAAATAACCTTATTTCCCTGTGCCGCCAATTCGCGAATCACACGGGCTGCATCCGGGCCTTCAGGCACATTTTCCACATAAGTGGTTTCAACCTTATCACCGAAATGGGCCTGCAATTGCTGGCGGCCAACTTCATGGGCGTAAGTCCAGCCATGATCACCCGGATTGGTCAGATAAACAAAGCCAACCTTCAGCGCGTCAGCCTGTGCAGAGCCAAGCCCCAAGCTCATCAGGGCTGTGGCCAAGGCCAGTTTTGAGAGTAGTTTTTTCATGATCTTTTTCTCCTTCCTCATGAATGCAAATTTACCGTGTTGGATGGAACACCCGGCCAAGATGTGCCGGCGCCCCGAGATAGTTGCGGCCACGGCTGGAAATAAACACCAGCACGAAAATCGTCGCCAGATAAGGCAACATAGACAAAAACTGTGGCGGTATGGTCCAGCCCTTGGCCTGGCCTGCCAGCTGCATGATCGTCACACCGCCAAATAAAATTGCCCCGGCCACCAGCCGCCACGGCCGCCAGGACGCAAACACAACCAAGGCCAGCGCAATCCAGCCGCGCCCGGCCGTCATCCCTTCGGCCCAATGCGGGGTCAGCACAAGCGGCAGATATGCACCGCCCAAACCCGCCATAAAACCGCCAAACAGAACCGCCCCAGTGCGGATCAGAAGAACAGGATAGCCCAAAGCGTGAGCGCTGTCATGATTAACCCCAACCGACCGCAAAATCAGGCCTGAGCGGGTTGCCGATAAAAACCAGGCCGTCAGCGCAACAAGAGCGATACAGCCATAAGCCATAATATCCAGCTGGAAGGCCACACCCAGAAGCGGAATTTGAGCCAGACCAGGAATGACCAAAGACGGCAAACCGTCAATGGCCTGCCCCACCAGAGGTGCGCCCACAAGCCCTGACAGGCCAGTCCCAAAAATGGTCAGCGCCAGACCGGTCGCTACCTGATTCGTGGCCAGCCCCAATGCAAATAACGCAAAAACAGCAGCTGTCGCCATGCCGGCCAAACCGCCACCCAGAATACCTGCATATGGGCTGCCGGTCACAGATGCCGCACCAAAAGCAGCGACCGCCCCCATCAGCATCATGCCTTCAACACCCAGATTCAACACACCGCTTTTTTCGGCAACCAGCTCGCCAGTTGCCGCCAGAATCAGTGGCACAGATGTAAGCAGTACCGTCAGCAGAAGTTCATCAATCATGATCCTGCCCACCTTTGTTGTGTGTTCTGGCCAGCCCGGCCAACCCAGACCAGCTGGTAGCGTGTCAGCGTTTCACCCGCCAACAACAGAAATAAAAGTATACCTTTGAAAATACCGGTTACAACCTTGGGAATGGCCATTGAAATCTGGGCCGTATCCCCGCCCAGCTCTGCCAGCGCGACCACCAGCCCCGCCACAATCACCGCCAACGGATTCAGCCGCGCCAGAAACGCCACAATAATTGCCGTAAAGCCATATCCGAATGAGATATTCGGCTGCAGCTGGCCAATATTGGCAGAGACTTCGATCATGCCTGCCAGCCCGGCGAGCGCCCCTGACGCCAGCAAAACCGCCACAGTCACCCGGTTCGGGCTGAATCCGGCAAAGGTCCCTGCACGCGGCGCATCGCCCATCAGCTTGACCTGGAAGCCGCCCAGCATGCGCGAGAGGACAATATAACCCGCCACCGCAATCAAAAGCGCGGCCGGCACGCCCCAATGCAACTGGCCAAGACGGCCAATAACAGGCAGATGCATCGAACTTATCAGGCCAGCATCAGGATAATAAGGGGTCAGGGGAAAGCCAAAAGACATGGGATCGCGCCAGGGCCCGCGCACAATCCAGTCAATCAGCAATGCGGCAACGTAAGTCAGCATTAAGGAAACCAAAATTTCATTGGTTCTAAACCTGACTTTGCAAACCGCCGGTATCGCCGCCCAGGCCGCCCCGCATGCCATCGCCGCAACGGCCATACCGGGAAGCAAAAACACAGATGTGGTGTCCGGAAAGGATAGTGCCAGCCCCCCTGCCCCAAGCGCACCTGCAATCAGCTGGCCTTCAGCACCGATATTCCAGATATTTGCCCGATAGCAGAACACCAAGCCTGTACCAATGATGATCAATGGACAGGCTTTCACCAGCAGGTTGCCAAACTGGTCAGGACGGGACAGCGGCGCCACAAAAAATTCATAGAGAGCAGGCAGAGGCGCATAGCCAAGGGCGGCAAAAATTAACCCGCCTGCCAGCAATGTGACCAATACCGAAACCAGCGGCACGGCAAGTGTCACATAAACTGGAACAGCGGGTCGTGGCTGCAGAATAAACATATCAGGCCACCCCCACAGATTGCGCTGCTGCGGTTGATTTCTGAACACCGCCCATCAATAAACCGACCGCCTGAGCAGACATATCTGTCGCATGTTGCGGAGCAGACAGACGCCCTTCAGACAGTACCGCAATACGGTTTGAGATGGCAAAAATCTCTTCCAAATCCTGAGAGATTACGATCACAGCTGAGCCAGAGGCAGCCAGTTCAATCATCGCCTGACGGATAAAGGTTGCGGCACCAACATCAACGCCCCATGTGGGCTGTGCTACAATCAGCACACGCGGCTGTTTGATAATCTCTCTCCCGACCACGAATTTCTGCAGATTACCGCCGGACAAGGCAGAGGCCTGCGGATCAGCCAGCGGTTTGCGCACATCAAAAGTGGTGCTGATTTGCTGCGCCCGAGCCTGCAGCTTGCTTTGCTGAATAAAGCCGTTTGCAACCATACCCTCATCCTGATGGCTGGTCAGCAGCGCGTTCTGAGACAGGCTCATCGCTGGGACCGCGGCATGGCCGTTCCGCTCTTCAGGAATAAAGCAGATTTCATGCTGGCGGCGCTGATGCGGGCCAAGCTGGCTGATATCTGTCCTTCCTGCCCAGATCAGGCTTGAATGCTGTGATCGCCATTCGCCAGATAAAGCGGCCATCAGTTCATCCTGGCCATTACCCGCAACACCTGCAATGCCCAGCACTTCTCCTGCATGAACGCTGAGCGTGATGTGATCAAGGGCAACCTCAAACGGCCCAAAAGCAGGGCGGGAGAGCGCATTTACGCTGAACAGAACTTCGCCAGCTGAAAAGCCTGCACCAGTCTTAACCGCATCAACAGATGTGCCCACCATTAATTCAGCCATCTGATGAGTTGTCTTATCCGCTGTATCAACTTCAGCGACTTTTTGCCCGCCACGCAGGATTGTTGCGCGGCTGGTCAGCTGTTTAATCTCATCCAATTTATGCGAAATAAACAAAACCGCACAGCCAGATTCGGCCAAATGGCGCAAGACTTCAAACAGCTGGTCTGTTTCCTGCGGGGTGAGCACTGAAGTCGGCTCATCCATAATCAGCAATGACGGGTCTTGCAGCAGGCAGCGCATAATCTCTACCCGTTGTTGCTGGCCAACTGACAAATCTGCAACCAGGCTGTCAGGATCAAGTGGAATACCGTAATCTGTGGAACGGGTGCGGATCAAGTCATTTAACTGGTCGCGCGCCAATCTCTGCGGCAGCGCCAGTTCTATATTCTCTGCCACCGTCAGGCTTTCAAACAAAGAGAAATGCTGGAACACCATGCCAATGCCCATGGCCCTGGCCTGTTGCGGATTGGTTATCTGAACAGGCTGTCCCTGCCATTCAAATTGACCTGAGTCAGGCTGCAGAAGACCGTAAATCATCTTCACAAAAGTTGATTTTCCGGCCCCGTTTTCCCCCAGCAGCGCATGCAATTCACCGGCCCTGATGGTGAAATCGATATCATCATTGGCCACAAATTGACCGAATGATTTGCGGATGTGGCGGCCAGACAGCAGACTGCCGGTCTGTGAAGAAACAGAGCTGGTCATTTTTGCAGGGTCAGCCTCCGGAACATGTATACTGTTCTTATTATATTGGGGTGAGCATAAAAGGGTTTGAAAGGAGAGTCTATGCAGCCCCTGGTCAGTTCTGTGATTAGCGGGGCAATAGGCTTAAAAAACAGGCAGCATGGCTCAGATTGTGACCACCCGAAGCGCGTTTGTGGTCCCGGCCAGACCAAAAGGCATACCAGACACCAAAACGATTGATTCGCCTGTGCGCGCCAGCCCTCTTTGTTTGACCTGAGCCACTGCTTCGTCAACCGCCTGTTCGTAAGAGGTTTCATCCTGATGTGCGGTCTGTGTGCCCCAGAGCAGGCTGAGGCGGCGTTCCACAGCTGGTTCAGGGGAGAGCACCAGCAATGGCTGGGACGGGCGTTCACGCGCCAGCCGCACCGCTGTATTGCCAGAGGCTGTAAACGCGACAATGGCCGCCGCCTCAATGGTCTGGGCCAGCCGCACAGCAGCTTCAGCCACCGCGTGATAGACAGACGGTTCCACCGCCAGCCGGGCCGGGCCATCATGCGGGTTTTCACGAATATGGGCTTCAGCAGCGCACGCAATTTCCGCCATCATCGAAACCGCCTGTTCCGGATAATCACCAACTGCTGATTCAGCAGACAGCATTACCGCATCGGCCCCTTCAAATACGGCCCCTGCCACATCTGACGCTTCGGCGCGTGTTGGTGCAGGTGAGATAATCATGCTCTCCAGCATTTGCGTTGCCACAATCACGGGCTTTCCTACCTGACGACATTTGGCCACCAGCTGTTTTTGGATAGCAGGCACATGGGCAGCAGGCAATTCCACCCCTAAATCGCCTCTGGCGACCATCACCGCATCGGTTGCCTGAATAATCTGGTCAATTTCAGTAAGAGCAGAGGGTTTTTCAATTTTGGCAATAATTTGTGCACGACCACCAATCAGGCTTTTCGCCTCGAGAATATCACTGGCCCGCTGGACAAAAGACAGCGCGATATAATCAACATTCTGATCCAGCGCAAAAGCAAGATCTGTTCTGTCCTTTTCAGTAAGCGGTGTGACGTCCAGCGTGACATCCGGCAGATTGACGCCTTTCTGGCTGGATAATTTGCCCGCATGATGCAGCCTGGCCACCGCATGATGCGCGCCCAGCGCGGTTACAGTAAATTTCAGCTTGCCATCATCCATTAAAAGCGTGGATTTCGGCTGCAGGCTGGAAAAGATATCTGCATGTGGCAAGGGAATAGCCGGAAGGGGTTCAGACAGGTCAGGAACCGGATGCTCAGGCAGATAAAAACACACGTCCTGCCCCGCTGTTAAAGATAGGGGTGTTTCCAGTTTGCCAATACGATATTTAGGCCCCTGCAGGTCAGCCAAAATGCCAATAGGCCAGCCAAGCCGCTGTTCCACAGACCTGATCGCCTGAACCCGAAGCGCCTGTTCATCATGTGCACCATGGCTGAAATTCAGCCGGAACAGATTTGCCCCTGCCCGTGCCAAAGTTTCAATCACCTGTTCTGATGACGAAGCTGGTCCCAATGTAGCGATGATTTTTGTTGAACGCTGCATAGCTGTGAAATCCCCCGAACCGTTCCCGTCGTGAGCATAGCAGAACTGGCTGAAAAGTGAACAGTTTCAGGTTGTTTCTTTCAGCCGAAATGCTGCCAGCAACCCTGCAAGAGCGGTCACCAAAATCGCCAGAAAGGCAAGCCTGTAAGAGGCTGCGCTGTAACTGGCTGGTCCTGCTTCAGCCAAAACATCAAGCAGCAGACCAACAACAGGTTGCAGCACCGCCCCGGAGGCAACAGTCAATGAATTCACAATTCCGATTGACGCGCCGGTCAGATGATCAGGCATCACATCACGAACCAGCGCGAAACAGCTGGTCATGGTTCCGCCCGAAACGCCAATCAACACCATGATCAACACAACAACAGCCAAAGGCAGTGTGGGCATAAAAATCAATACGGATAACAGCACCGACACCATCACACAGCCGGCAACCAATATTGGCTTGCGCCGCCCTAAGCGATCAGACAACCACCCTGCTGATGGCGCCCCAAAGGCCCAGCCCAACAACAATAATGACATCAAAAATGCCGCATCAGGACGCGATAAATCATAGGCCACAATCAGATAGGGTGTGCCCCATAAACCGCCAAGGGTCAGCATCGGCCCGGATAAGGTTAAGGCAACAAAAGCAATTTTCCAGACCTCACGGCTGGCTGAGGCCTGGTGAAGAGAGGCAAAAAAAGTGGCCCTGTCGAAACCAGTTGAAGCTATCTGAGGTTGGTCAGGCGGGGCGTTGCGCACCAGAGCAAACACCAGCACAGCCAGAAAGAACCCCACCCCGCCCAGCAACATCAGACTGCTGCGCCATCCGAATTCATCCACAAAATAGGCCAAGGGAGCTTGTGCCACCATACCGCTGGTCATGCCTGTAAACATCGCCAGACCCGCCAGAAACGCAAACCGCCGTTCCGGAAACCAGCGTTTCGCCAGCGCGAGCGACCCTAAAAACCCCACCGAAGAGCCAATGCCGATAAGGATACGGCCGAGATAGGCCAATTCAATCTGCTGCGCCAGACCAAACAACACCGAGCCCGCTGCAGCCAGGCTGAGCGCACAAGATAGTAACAGGCGCGTACCCACAGTTTCGAGCAGCGTACCCAGCGGTATCTGAAGCAGCACATAGGGGTAGAAATATAATGCTGACAATGTGCCCAGCATCGCCCCGCCAATGGTAAATTCAACCATCAGATCAGAGACCATTACAGAAGGCGCAACGCGATGAAAAAAAGCATAGCCAAAGCTGATCGCAGCCAAAGCCCATACCAGCCAGGCATAAGCCCCGCCAGTACCGGCAACAGATGATGCTTTTGGCTTCCCCTTATCAGACATTGCCGGTCCTTTTTTAGTCTGCTGCGCGTCCTGCCAACACCACTTCAGGCAGAATTTATTTGTCCGTCAGCATGTGTATCTATATACAGGCCAGATTGCCATGATTAATTGCGGTTTACGCAAAGGAAGTGCCTGTCATGACCTCTGTTTCATCCTGCCGTCCCGCGGTTTATGTTATTTTATTTGCTGTTTTTCTTTTCACAGGTTGCAGTTCAATGAGCACTGACCAGCGCAGTCGCATCGAAGCTTCGGCCCATTTCAACAAGGCTGAAGACAGATTTGAAAATACAGATGGCACCGCAAATGAGAAATCATTTGGTGCGCTGGCTGGCCTGGCCAGTGACTATTTCAACCGCCCGGATGATCCAAATGAAGAAACCGGCTTTCCCTTGCTGGCCCCAAGCCGCCAGACAGACAGTGCGCGGCAAGCGATCTGGGTCGGCCATTCCACCGTGCTGGTCACAATTGACGGGATAAATGTGCTGACAGACCCTGTATTTTCTGACCGCGCCTCCCCGGTCAGCTTTGCCGGGCCTAAACGCGTTGTTCCGCCTGCAGTCACGATAGATGATTTACCCCAAATTGATGCTGTTGTGATCTCGCACAGCCATTATGACCATCTTGATTTGCCCAGCCTGACAGCACTTCATGCACGTCAGGACCAGGTGACCTTTCTGGTCCCGCTTGGCCTGAAAGAACTGCTGCAGGGGGCTGGGATCAGCAATGTGATTGAGCTGGACTGGTGGGAAGAGGTAATGGTCGGTGAGGTAAAATTCACCGCCACACCGGTCCGCCACTGGTCATCACGCACGCCATTTGACCGGAACCAGACTCTGTGGTCAGGCTGGATGGTGAATTTCCCTGACTACGCTTTTTATTTTGCCGGCGATACAGGATATACAGATGATTTCATCGAAACCCGCGAACGGCTGGGCGCGCCCGACCTGGCGGCAATTCCTATCGGGGCTTATGACCCGCGCGAATTTATGAAAGCGTCCCATATGAACCCAGAAGAAGCTGTTCAGGCCTTTGAAGATTTACAAGCAAGTCAGGCGATTGCCGTCCATTGGGGCACATTCAAGCTCACCTTGGAGCCGCTGGCAGAGCCGCCGCAGCGTCTGCGAGATGAGCTGGCCCGAAAACAGCTGAAGGCTGACCGGTTTATTGCGCTGACCCATGGTCAGAAATTACCGCTTTAACGCATAAACCTGGCGCCGGACAGGCCCTAGCGGCCTTTCCAGACGGGATCTCTTTTTTCAGCAAATGCCTTTGCCCCTTCAAGCTGGTCTTCTGAGGTATAGAGTTTTTCAACTGTTGCAAACTGGCTCTTGGTGATTTTATTCAACGCGTCCTGGAAGGCCATATTTTCAGCATTGCGCACCACTTCTTTTATGGCGGCATAGACCAGAGGCGGTCCTGAGGCCAACAATTCAGCCATTTCGCGTGCTTTATCCATAAGCTGATCAGCAGGACAGATCTGGTTAATCAGGCCCCAGCGTGCTGCTTCTTCAGCATCAATCCAGCGTCCGGTAAGCAGCATTTCCATCGCAATATGATAGGGGATACGTTTTGGTAATTTGATCGAAGCCGCGTCAGCAACCGTGCCAGACCGGATTTCAGGAAGCGCAAAGGTCGCCTGCTCAGACGCCAGGATGATATCGCATGCCAAGGCCATTTCCAGCCCGCCGCCGCAACAAATCCCATTGACTGCGCAAATCACCGGTTTGTTCATCTGCGGCAATTCCTGGAGCCCGCCAAAACCGCCAACTCCATAATCACCATCAACTGCATCACCCTCTGCGGCGGCTTTCAAATCCCAGCCTGCCGAGAAAAATTTATCCCCAGCGGCGCCTAAGATCGCCACGCGCAGTTCTGGATCATCTCTGAACTCACGAAAGATTTCACCCATCATCCGGCTGGTTGCCAAATCAATCGCATTGGCTTTCGGCCGATCAATAATGACCTCAAACACATGACCCTGTTTATGGGTTTTTACAGGTTCAGACATTTGGACTGTCTCCTTTCCGGATCAAAGCATCCACCGCCACAGCCCGTTTCGGTGTCAGGATTAAGGGGTTTATTTCAATTTCACTTATGGCCTCGCGCCCGTCTTGCTGATGGCGGAAAGAGTCAACACACGCCTGAATGGCGAGCACAGCGTCAATCAGCTGTTCTGTATCTGCTGGTGTTTGGCCACGATACCCCGCCAGAACAGGCGCCAGTTTCAGCTGGCTCAGCGCTGCAGCCACATCTTGTCTTGTCACTGGCAGAAGCAGGCTCTGGCAATCTGTAAGAACTTCTGTCAACACCCCGCCGGCTGCCAATGTTAAAAGATAGCCATGCACAGGGTCAGCCACAACCCCGACCAGTAATTCAGCAACAGAATCTGTTACCATTTCTTCGATGAGATAGGCAGACCTATCCATGTCTGTCATCGCCTGTTGGAGAGCCTGGTGATCAGACAACCCTACCCGGACACCTCCGCTGTCTGATTTATGGGCCATACCCATCGCTTTGAGCACAACCGGATAGTCAAATGGCAGGGAGTCAGGTGCGCTCTGGCCGGTCACCGTCACATGCCGGGGGATATCCAGACCAAATCCGCGCAACAGAACTTTGGAGGCTGCTTCATCCTTTGTCACCATTTGGTCAGGAAGTGGTGCAGACCAGACCGGCACATTTTCAACAGGTGTTCTGCAATCAGCAGCGATCGCAATTCCGGCCAGACCTTCTGCCATACCAGAGAGCGGAATCAGGCCCTGCTCTGCTGCCTGCCAGGCCAGATCTTCGGGCATATTTTCGACCAGCGACGCCAACAGGGCCATCGGTTTACCACAACGCTGTCTGGCCAGAGCCGCCGCCTCTATCACACAATGCCACGCTTGCGCACTACATCTGTCTGTGCGCGGAAAATCCACCACAACAACACCGATATCAACAGGACCGTCAAGCATAGCGGTAAAAGCATCCGCCATCGCCGCCACATTGCCCCATATATAGGTATGATAATCCAGCGGATTCGCCAAGGCGACCCGTTCACCCAACGCCGCACGCAGACCGGAAATCTGGGCATCTGTTAATTCTGGATAATGCAGGGCTTTCGCCTGAAGCACAGCCAGATCCGCCATCAAAGCCGCCTCGCCGCCAGAGCAGGAAACAGAGGCAACCGCCCGGCCCGGCAAAGGGCCTGTCTGATGCAGAATTTTCAGCGCTTCCATCACTTCTGACAGGCTGTCTGCCCGGCCGATGCCCAGACGCCTGAGCAATGCATCAGCCGCCGCATCACTGCCGGCCAATGAGGCCGTATGTGAAATTGTGGCTGCCTGAGCTTGTGCTGACCGGCCTACCTTCAGTGCAACCACAGGCTTGCCCTGTTGTGCGGCAAACCGGGCAAGCTGTTCAAAATCAGCCACATCACCAATCCCTTCAATATGAAGGCCAAGGGCAGTGACACGCGGGTCAGCCAACAGCTCCCTGCCCAATGCGCTAAGGCTGATTTGCGCCTGATTGCCCGCAGTGAAGGCATAGGCCAAAGGAAGGCCGCGCTGCTGCATGGTCAGGCTAATCATAATATTTGAGCTCTGCGTGACAATCGCCACGCCAGATGATACCGGCTGGCCGCCATGCTGGTCAGGCCAAATGCAAAATTTATCCAGATAGTTGATAAAGCCGTAACAGTTAGGGCCAATGAAGGGCATCTCTTTTGCTGCGGCAATCAGGGCCTGTTGCAGGGCTGCCCCATCCGCATCTTCAGCATCTGCCTCCAGAAAGCCTGAGGCAAAACAAACTGCCCCGCCTGCACCCTTTTCAGCTAAGGCAGACACCACGTCAATTGTCGCATCTCTGTTCACCCCGACAAAGGCCGCATCCGGGGCAACCGGCAGGTCAGCAACAGATCGATAGGGCCGGATTCCCTCCACATCATCTGCATGAGGGTGAACCACAAAAATATCGCCCTTAAACCCAATTTTCCGGCTCTGGCTGATTACGGACCGCCCCCAGACACCGCCACCGACAACAACCAGACTGGCCGGATTCAGCAACCGTTTTATGTCACGTTTCATCTGCTGG from SAR116 cluster alpha proteobacterium HIMB100 carries:
- a CDS encoding sugar phosphate permease (PFAM: Major Facilitator Superfamily), with translation MSDKGKPKASSVAGTGGAYAWLVWALAAISFGYAFFHRVAPSVMVSDLMVEFTIGGAMLGTLSALYFYPYVLLQIPLGTLLETVGTRLLLSCALSLAAAGSVLFGLAQQIELAYLGRILIGIGSSVGFLGSLALAKRWFPERRFAFLAGLAMFTGMTSGMVAQAPLAYFVDEFGWRSSLMLLGGVGFFLAVLVFALVRNAPPDQPQIASTGFDRATFFASLHQASASREVWKIAFVALTLSGPMLTLGGLWGTPYLIVAYDLSRPDAAFLMSLLLLGWAFGAPSAGWLSDRLGRRKPILVAGCVMVSVLLSVLIFMPTLPLAVVVLIMVLIGVSGGTMTSCFALVRDVMPDHLTGASIGIVNSLTVASGAVLQPVVGLLLDVLAEAGPASYSAASYRLAFLAILVTALAGLLAAFRLKETT
- a CDS encoding putative Zn-dependent hydrolase of beta-lactamase fold (PFAM: Metallo-beta-lactamase superfamily) gives rise to the protein MTSVSSCRPAVYVILFAVFLFTGCSSMSTDQRSRIEASAHFNKAEDRFENTDGTANEKSFGALAGLASDYFNRPDDPNEETGFPLLAPSRQTDSARQAIWVGHSTVLVTIDGINVLTDPVFSDRASPVSFAGPKRVVPPAVTIDDLPQIDAVVISHSHYDHLDLPSLTALHARQDQVTFLVPLGLKELLQGAGISNVIELDWWEEVMVGEVKFTATPVRHWSSRTPFDRNQTLWSGWMVNFPDYAFYFAGDTGYTDDFIETRERLGAPDLAAIPIGAYDPREFMKASHMNPEEAVQAFEDLQASQAIAVHWGTFKLTLEPLAEPPQRLRDELARKQLKADRFIALTHGQKLPL
- a CDS encoding enoyl-CoA hydratase/carnithine racemase (PFAM: Enoyl-CoA hydratase/isomerase family), which gives rise to MSEPVKTHKQGHVFEVIIDRPKANAIDLATSRMMGEIFREFRDDPELRVAILGAAGDKFFSAGWDLKAAAEGDAVDGDYGVGGFGGLQELPQMNKPVICAVNGICCGGGLEMALACDIILASEQATFALPEIRSGTVADAASIKLPKRIPYHIAMEMLLTGRWIDAEEAARWGLINQICPADQLMDKAREMAELLASGPPLVYAAIKEVVRNAENMAFQDALNKITKSQFATVEKLYTSEDQLEGAKAFAEKRDPVWKGR
- a CDS encoding acyl-CoA synthetase (NDP forming), with translation MKRDIKRLLNPASLVVVGGGVWGRSVISQSRKIGFKGDIFVVHPHADDVEGIRPYRSVADLPVAPDAAFVGVNRDATIDVVSALAEKGAGGAVCFASGFLEADAEDADGAALQQALIAAAKEMPFIGPNCYGFINYLDKFCIWPDQHGGQPVSSGVAIVTQSSNIMISLTMQQRGLPLAYAFTAGNQAQISLSALGRELLADPRVTALGLHIEGIGDVADFEQLARFAAQQGKPVVALKVGRSAQAQAATISHTASLAGSDAAADALLRRLGIGRADSLSEVMEALKILHQTGPLPGRAVASVSCSGGEAALMADLAVLQAKALHYPELTDAQISGLRAALGERVALANPLDYHTYIWGNVAAMADAFTAMLDGPVDIGVVVVDFPRTDRCSAQAWHCVIEAAALARQRCGKPMALLASLVENMPEDLAWQAAEQGLIPLSGMAEGLAGIAIAADCRTPVENVPVWSAPLPDQMVTKDEAASKVLLRGFGLDIPRHVTVTGQSAPDSLPFDYPVVLKAMGMAHKSDSGGVRVGLSDHQALQQAMTDMDRSAYLIEEMVTDSVAELLVGVVADPVHGYLLTLAAGGVLTEVLTDCQSLLLPVTRQDVAAALSQLKLAPVLAGYRGQTPADTEQLIDAVLAIQACVDSFRHQQDGREAISEIEINPLILTPKRAVAVDALIRKGDSPNV